GGCATGGGCGTTTCGTCTGATACGCCCTATGACTATGGGTTAGACAAGGCGGTGATGGCCTTGCTGCTTCCGCTTTCCATGGGATTTCAAAATTCACTCACTTCTCAGCTTTTGCTGGAAAGAACCACTCACTGGACCGGGGATTCCACCGATTTAGGGATCGCCTTGGCCAAGGGTTCCCACTCTAAAGCAATGTCTTTATGTTTAAAGATATTCGCATTTATCATCGGAGCGGCAATAATGGCATATCTAATAGGGATTAGAAAAATGTTGCCCTTTTACGGGTTGTTGATGATATCGGTAGCCTTGATGATAACCACTTTTGTAGGCCATAGGCTGAACAGGAAGTTTGTGTCAGGATAGCCGCAAAGACTATCTATATTTCCCAGATTGTCAATAAGCAAGAAGTGAACCAATGGCTGGAGTCCCTTCTTTTTCTTGGGGTCAGGCACCATGAACCCCTTATTGTTTCAAAGCCGGACAGTCTTTCCCATTTTTGAACCAGTGGCACCTATGGCATTCAAGACATGGGTTCACATCTTGTCCTGAC
This genomic stretch from Atribacteraceae bacterium harbors:
- a CDS encoding YoaK family protein; its protein translation is MESRRVHITLAVVLSFLAGNVNSLTTISLLFERSSHVTGRIADIGINFVLMPIDALFMVLIWISFVIGSYLAGILLDRVGFTLSMVFQSIYILLVAMVVGMGVSSDTPYDYGLDKAVMALLLPLSMGFQNSLTSQLLLERTTHWTGDSTDLGIALAKGSHSKAMSLCLKIFAFIIGAAIMAYLIGIRKMLPFYGLLMISVALMITTFVGHRLNRKFVSG